CAGAAATGCTGAATAGATGTTGTGGACTCTCATCAAATAGAAGATAGACCCCGCAGCTTTTCACCTTGCAATGCTTTTTCAATCTCACGCAACTCCATCTCTGAGGTGTTCCGATCGAAAGATTTCGCTTTTGCTTTCGGGTAGAATTCAAAAGTAATTTCTTTGTCAGAGTATTTACTGAAAGAATCTTCTTTCCAGTTCTCGTGCCACAATAACATGTGATCCGAGTCATGCATCTTTGAATCCTTGAAGTTATATATCTCACACTCTGTCCTGAAAATGATATCATCTTGTTCACAATTATTCCTTTTGGCATGGCATTgccatttaatatttatggctTTATCTTCCTGAAGCAAATCATTTAATGGAACTGTATGGTGAACAATCAGGCAGAAAGCAATTGCCTTGAGCTTATGACAGTCTGAGGGCAACTGAATGGCAACTGAAGATCCCCAACTTCGATTAATGAACCAATGTGGAATTTCACTTCCTGGTGAAAGAATCTGAAACATGTCTCCAATATTTCCAGACTGCAAGAcagaaattatattattagaatAAGTAAATCTAATCGActatgtgtgtgtgagagagagagggaatgtAGAGAGACCTGAATTTTCAATTGCATGTCTTCCATGATTGCATTCTGATCAAATCTGAAGCAATTTGCAAGATTCAAACGTATCGATTGGCTTAAAGTGCTGCTTGATATGGTTTCTAATGATTCACAATCCCTTGCTGATAAAATACACAAAGAAGATGGAAGCTCCGGTAGCTCTTTGATAGATGCTCCATCTAACTCgagaaatatcaaagatttctgATGCCTAATTGATGATGGTAGCTTCTTAATTGCTGTTCTACCCAAGTAAAGTGTTTTCAAAGATTTCATAGGCCTCTTGATTTCTGGGAAGGTCTCAAGTTTTGAGCAACCAGATAAATagaaattttcaagaaatttcaaTTTACAGATGCTGCTTGGGAGTTTAGAGAGCCTTTTACAGTCGAACATATGTAACGACACCAGTTTCGTAAGAAACTCAATTGATGAAGGCACCTCTTCTATAGCAGTTCGATCCAAAAGCAACACTCTTATATTTTCTGAAATCACTGGAAACTTGGTAACATTTTTGCAACCAATCAGAGAAATTTGTCTGAACTTGATTGACAAAGGAACCTTTTCTACAGAAGTCCCACTTAAGTCTAAATATCCTATATCCGCATAAGTCTCTGGACAATTCCTGATATTTGAGCAACCTGTTATAAAAAGTTGTTCGAGACACTTTGAATCAATCCTTCTAGGAAGAGTAATTAGATTATGGCAGTCGGTAAGATCAAGGCGATTCAGTTTCTCCAGATGTTGAAAGGACGATGGAACCCTTTTTAAACTTTCACAACCACTAAGATTTATATACTCTAAATTGATAGCTTTTGATAAATCTGGCAATTCAGTCAAACACCGAGAGGAACTGAGGTTGATTCCTTTTAAATTCAGAAGATTCTGTCGCAAAAAATTGAGAGGATTAGAATTTGGTACTCTATAATCCATAGATAGAAATGTTAGCAGCATACCTGTTTTCCACTCCAAAGTTTCTCTACCTTGCTCTCAGGAAAATCAAACTGGACGAGGTTTTCAGCACTAAAATCCTGTGGCAAAGATTTGGAAGGGAATCCATCCCAGTGGAAATATCTAAGCTCATTGGAAAGATATTCAAGGCCAGCGTGAGGAAGGTGCACTTTGTTTTTTTCGACCTCGAAGTAAGAGGGATTATGGAATATGAGAAATTCAAGACAGTTCATCCCTGCAAAGGAATCAGTTTTCAAGCTCATTTTCCTTGATTTGGACATGTCAAGGCATATGCCTTTAACTCTTTTTGTCCCCTGAAATCAAAGacaaagaataaataattcataaaacatGTGGAAGCAAGGTAAAAATATCTATCAAAAAGAGGGAAACAAAGGTCATGAGTTTAACTTTAACCTTGTTTTCCTTCAATACTTTATAGATATCCTCAGGATCAAACAGCCTGCTACGTTCACCGGGATCCTCAGATTCTTCATGAACAATACTATAAGCCATTTCTTGTAGTAAATCATGCATCCCTAGTATGTTGTCCGAAGCCAATACGAGAGATTTATCAATTAGAACACTTATATAGTAATGCACAGCAGGACACTTATTCTCTAATATTCTTGTAAAATGGAGTCGGTTGATTCCCTTGAAGAAACATGCAATGTGAAGAAAAATACTTCTTTGCTCCGTATTCAGTCCATCAAAACTGACCCTCAACACATTTAGAATTTCAACACTTTGAATCTGGCCTAACCCATTCGATGCACTGTACCAATCCTCTCTGCTTTTGTCACAGAGAGCTGAGCCCAGAACTACAAGAGCCAGTGGATTGCCTTTTGTATAGGTCACCATCCTGCCCAACAAATGTATATGATCAATTGTGGGACAGGTCTTCTTGAAGGCTTTCGTTTTAAAGAGCTGAAGAGCATCCATGTGATTCAATGCCTTGACCTCATATGTTGCGTCAACCTCTTGGTTTAGCACTTGCTGATCCCTACTTGTCACCAGAATTCTACTTCCGGGACCAAATGCATCACGTTGCTCGAGTAGCAATTCTTGCAAAACCATTGAACTATCTACATCATCAAAAACAATGAGCACCTTTTTCCGGCGAAGCCTATCTTTTATAAAAGGGCTCGCCTCCCAAATTTTCTGGTCCAGTACTCGCGAGAAAAATCTTCTTTGCAAATCAAACACTGTGCGTCTTTTTAATTCTTCCCTGATGTTCGCCATAAAGGAAAACCCTTCAAATTTGGTGCAAATTTTGTCATATACAGCTCGAGCGATAGTTGTTTTGCCTATACCACCCATTCCCCATATTCCTACAATCCGAACATCCTGTGTCTCCATATCCAACAAAGATTCAATTTTCCTTACGTGTTCATCAATTCCAACAAGATTCGTGGGGTGGACGGGGAAGATTTTGCACAATTTATTCAGAATATCTTCGACAATTTCCTCGATAAATTTAGACTCGGACCTACAAATTTAAAGAACATATATTTGTATTGGAATGGACATAATAAAAGAtagaaaatgagaaattaatttatcatgtcATTATAGCTTTAATAATGATTTTCTGTCTGGGTTAGAGTGAAACTCATTTTCACTtagtttataatataatataaagataGCTCATTGACATAGCTCATTTTGCTTTTCTTCACATAATATGTCGAAGCCaaccattttaatttgattttccttGAATTGGGTGAAGCATCTGATTTAGTTCTTATTGATAAAagtctttcaatttagtccaatTATTCATAATTGTTTTGAAGATATTTATTCTGGATAGAAACAATCTCATTTTCAGAtcattgaaattatataaatgaaTAGATGTCTTAGAATAGAAAACCAAAATCTACATGCAATCAAAACCCTctatatataaatgaatcaaCCAatattatacattaattaaagaAAGCTTACTCGATCTTCCTTGAGTCATGGCCAGATATGTTGGCAGCTTCGTTCAAAGCAGCTCTGAAACATTGCTCCTCCTCCATCTCCAAAGCTTTCCTCTTTACAAGTTGCGCAAATGCATCTCCAAAGCTTCCACTTTGCTTTCTTACATCAGAAGGATCAACCGCGTAGAACACTGGAATAGCAATCTGCCCTCTAACTTTTCTGCTTTCAAGAATCTTCAATAGCTCATCTAAGCACCATTTGGAAGATGCATATTTTTGGGAAAAAATGATC
This DNA window, taken from Populus alba chromosome 17, ASM523922v2, whole genome shotgun sequence, encodes the following:
- the LOC118060424 gene encoding disease resistance protein RPS6-like, with amino-acid sequence MASSSSSTSTINLPKKHHVFLSFRGEDTRIGFTSHLHAALERKNILSFIDNDLRRGEEISPSLVKAIEDSMLSVIIFSQKYASSKWCLDELLKILESRKVRGQIAIPVFYAVDPSDVRKQSGSFGDAFAQLVKRKALEMEEEQCFRAALNEAANISGHDSRKIESESKFIEEIVEDILNKLCKIFPVHPTNLVGIDEHVRKIESLLDMETQDVRIVGIWGMGGIGKTTIARAVYDKICTKFEGFSFMANIREELKRRTVFDLQRRFFSRVLDQKIWEASPFIKDRLRRKKVLIVFDDVDSSMVLQELLLEQRDAFGPGSRILVTSRDQQVLNQEVDATYEVKALNHMDALQLFKTKAFKKTCPTIDHIHLLGRMVTYTKGNPLALVVLGSALCDKSREDWYSASNGLGQIQSVEILNVLRVSFDGLNTEQRSIFLHIACFFKGINRLHFTRILENKCPAVHYYISVLIDKSLVLASDNILGMHDLLQEMAYSIVHEESEDPGERSRLFDPEDIYKVLKENKGTKRVKGICLDMSKSRKMSLKTDSFAGMNCLEFLIFHNPSYFEVEKNKVHLPHAGLEYLSNELRYFHWDGFPSKSLPQDFSAENLVQFDFPESKVEKLWSGKQNLLNLKGINLSSSRCLTELPDLSKAINLEYINLSGCESLKRVPSSFQHLEKLNRLDLTDCHNLITLPRRIDSKCLEQLFITGCSNIRNCPETYADIGYLDLSGTSVEKVPLSIKFRQISLIGCKNVTKFPVISENIRVLLLDRTAIEEVPSSIEFLTKLVSLHMFDCKRLSKLPSSICKLKFLENFYLSGCSKLETFPEIKRPMKSLKTLYLGRTAIKKLPSSIRHQKSLIFLELDGASIKELPELPSSLCILSARDCESLETISSSTLSQSIRLNLANCFRFDQNAIMEDMQLKIQSGNIGDMFQILSPGSEIPHWFINRSWGSSVAIQLPSDCHKLKAIAFCLIVHHTVPLNDLLQEDKAINIKWQCHAKRNNCEQDDIIFRTECEIYNFKDSKMHDSDHMLLWHENWKEDSFSKYSDKEITFEFYPKAKAKSFDRNTSEMELREIEKALQGEKLRGLSSI